One stretch of Variovorax sp. 54 DNA includes these proteins:
- a CDS encoding sugar kinase, whose protein sequence is MTEPTAFDVALFGEAMLLLVADRPGPLEDAEAFHKRTAGAETNVAIGLSRLGLKVGWASRLGTDSMGRALLAAMRAEGIDCSHVITDATQRTGFQFKGRVTDGSDPPIEYHRKGSAASHMGPADVDEAWLRSARHLHATGVFAAISETSLQAALKTMDVMRAAGRTISFDTNLRPTLWSSTETMRHWVNELASRADWVLPGIEEGLLLTGHDKPEDVAKFYRERGAKLVVVKLGAAGAYYDSDVAGTGHVAGFPVKEVIDTVGAGDGFAAGVVSALLEGKRVPDAVRRGAWIGARAVQVLGDTEGLPTRAQLEEAGL, encoded by the coding sequence ATGACGGAACCCACCGCTTTCGATGTCGCCTTGTTCGGCGAAGCCATGCTGCTGCTGGTGGCCGACCGGCCCGGCCCGCTGGAAGATGCAGAGGCGTTCCACAAGCGCACCGCCGGCGCCGAGACCAACGTGGCCATCGGCCTGTCGCGCCTCGGCCTCAAGGTGGGCTGGGCCAGCCGCCTGGGCACCGATTCGATGGGCCGCGCGCTGCTGGCCGCGATGCGCGCCGAAGGCATCGACTGCTCGCACGTGATCACCGACGCGACGCAGCGCACCGGCTTCCAGTTCAAGGGCCGCGTCACCGACGGCAGCGACCCGCCAATCGAATACCACCGCAAGGGCTCGGCTGCGAGCCACATGGGCCCGGCCGACGTCGACGAAGCCTGGCTGCGCTCGGCGCGCCACCTGCATGCCACCGGTGTGTTCGCGGCCATCTCCGAGACCAGCCTGCAGGCCGCGCTCAAGACCATGGACGTGATGCGCGCGGCCGGCCGCACCATCTCGTTCGACACCAACCTGCGGCCCACGCTGTGGTCGTCCACCGAAACGATGCGCCACTGGGTGAACGAACTCGCCTCGCGCGCCGACTGGGTGCTGCCCGGCATCGAAGAGGGCCTGCTGCTCACCGGCCACGACAAGCCCGAAGACGTCGCGAAGTTCTACCGCGAACGCGGCGCGAAGCTGGTCGTCGTCAAGCTCGGCGCGGCCGGCGCGTACTACGACAGCGACGTGGCCGGCACCGGCCATGTAGCCGGCTTCCCTGTGAAGGAAGTGATCGACACCGTGGGGGCGGGCGACGGCTTTGCGGCCGGCGTGGTGAGCGCGCTGCTCGAGGGCAAGCGCGTGCCCGACGCAGTGCGTCGCGGCGCCTGGATCGGCGCGCGCGCCGTGCAGGTGCTCGGCGACACCGAAGGCCTGCCGACGCGGGCGCAACTCGAAGAAGCGGGGCTCTGA
- a CDS encoding sugar phosphate isomerase/epimerase family protein: MAFEVLISLSSFGAAEVGRHGQLWCSQLSRAAGADSVEVRGEMLRDAEAELPALNGLASVYSSPEGLWAGGGWLDSAALQRGIAAATRVGAKRLKMAIGDFQPSSHGSLWGLKVALAETRVELLIENDQTVRAGTLAALQTFFDVADRAGVSLGMTFDMGNWHWLGECPLQAAQALGHRVRYVHCKGAQRLPHKWVAVPLGDSVAPWRAVLRALPADVPHAIEYPLVGDDLLAVTRTQIDFIRAARA, translated from the coding sequence ATGGCCTTCGAAGTCCTGATTTCTCTGTCGTCCTTCGGTGCGGCCGAGGTGGGGCGGCACGGCCAGCTCTGGTGCTCGCAACTCTCGCGCGCCGCAGGCGCCGATTCGGTGGAAGTGCGCGGCGAGATGCTGCGCGACGCCGAGGCCGAACTGCCCGCGCTGAACGGTCTTGCGTCCGTGTACTCCAGCCCCGAGGGCCTGTGGGCCGGAGGCGGCTGGCTCGACAGCGCCGCGCTTCAACGCGGCATCGCCGCCGCCACGCGCGTGGGCGCAAAGCGGCTCAAGATGGCCATCGGCGACTTCCAGCCGTCGTCGCACGGTTCGCTCTGGGGCCTGAAGGTCGCGCTGGCCGAAACTCGCGTCGAGCTGCTGATCGAGAACGACCAGACCGTGCGCGCCGGCACGCTGGCCGCGCTGCAGACCTTCTTCGACGTGGCCGACCGCGCCGGCGTGTCGCTGGGCATGACCTTCGACATGGGCAACTGGCACTGGCTCGGCGAGTGCCCGCTGCAGGCCGCGCAGGCGCTCGGCCACCGCGTGCGCTATGTGCATTGCAAGGGCGCGCAGCGCCTGCCGCACAAGTGGGTGGCGGTGCCTCTGGGCGACTCGGTCGCGCCGTGGCGCGCGGTGCTGCGCGCACTGCCGGCCGACGTGCCGCACGCCATCGAATACCCGCTCGTGGGCGACGACCTGCTGGCCGTCACCCGCACGCAGATCGACTTCATCCGCGCCGCACGGGCGTAG
- a CDS encoding LacI family DNA-binding transcriptional regulator, which yields MKPSGRATIADVAEAAGVSKATVSRFLNHRERLLSPDIATRVEAAIAKLAYSPSPMAQALSHGRSRLIGLIVADITNPYSVAVLRGAEKACQDAGYLVMLFNLGNESEREREAINALAGYQVDGFILNTLGRGSNVVDAVTLHGKPAVLVDRRHTGMHTDFVSLDNHAAMRDTCGHLVEGGYRELLYVTEPQKGVSSRRERTAAFGACVAAHEPRVAGEVFESVEGENDALDEALRALRQRAKRGRRAAVVAGNAVVTLRVAQAMARLDWRFGADLGFVGFDDPEWASLIGPGLSTVAQPTDEIGRAAATCLIERLRGLDAAPRQLLLPGELMVRGSSTALP from the coding sequence ATGAAACCCTCCGGCCGCGCCACCATCGCCGACGTCGCCGAGGCGGCCGGCGTCTCCAAGGCCACCGTCTCGCGCTTCCTGAACCACCGCGAGCGCCTGCTGAGCCCCGACATCGCCACGCGCGTCGAGGCCGCCATCGCCAAGCTGGCGTACTCGCCCAGCCCGATGGCGCAGGCGCTGAGCCATGGCCGCTCTCGGCTCATCGGCTTGATCGTGGCCGACATCACCAACCCGTACTCGGTGGCCGTGCTGCGCGGCGCCGAGAAGGCCTGCCAGGACGCCGGCTACCTCGTGATGCTGTTCAACCTCGGCAACGAGAGCGAACGCGAGCGCGAGGCCATCAATGCGCTCGCGGGCTACCAGGTCGACGGCTTCATCCTCAACACGCTGGGGCGCGGCAGCAACGTGGTCGACGCGGTCACGCTGCACGGCAAGCCCGCCGTGCTGGTCGACCGCCGGCACACGGGCATGCACACCGACTTCGTCTCGCTCGACAACCACGCCGCGATGCGTGACACCTGCGGCCACCTGGTCGAGGGCGGCTACCGCGAGCTGCTGTACGTCACCGAGCCGCAGAAGGGCGTCAGCTCGCGGCGCGAGCGCACGGCCGCTTTCGGCGCCTGCGTGGCCGCGCACGAGCCGCGCGTGGCGGGCGAGGTCTTCGAATCGGTCGAGGGCGAGAACGACGCGCTCGACGAGGCCTTGCGCGCACTGCGCCAGCGCGCCAAGCGCGGCCGCCGCGCGGCGGTGGTCGCGGGCAATGCCGTGGTCACGCTGCGCGTGGCGCAGGCCATGGCGCGGCTCGACTGGCGCTTCGGGGCCGACCTGGGTTTCGTGGGCTTCGACGATCCCGAATGGGCCTCGCTCATCGGGCCGGGCCTGAGCACGGTGGCGCAGCCGACCGACGAGATCGGCCGCGCCGCCGCCACCTGCCTCATCGAGCGCCTGCGCGGGCTCGACGCGGCGCCGCGTCAGCTGTTGCTGCCCGGCGAACTCATGGTGCGAGGGTCATCGACGGCACTGCCGTAG
- a CDS encoding amino acid ABC transporter ATP-binding protein, producing the protein MTTESIIRMEAVNKWYGEFQVLTGIDLSVRQGERIVICGPSGSGKSTLIRCINRLETVQKGRIVVDGIDLTAGGKNVDAVRAEVGMVFQQFNLFPHLTILENCTLAPMRSRGMTKAQAEEVAMKYLTRVRIPEQAKKYPSQLSGGQQQRVAIARALCMSPKIMLFDEPTSALDPEMVKEVLDTMIGLAEDGMTMLCVTHEMGFARSVADRVIFMADGKIVEQAPPQEFFGNPKDERTRQFLGQILSSHQAH; encoded by the coding sequence ATGACGACGGAATCGATCATCCGCATGGAAGCGGTCAACAAGTGGTACGGTGAATTCCAGGTGTTGACCGGCATCGACCTGTCGGTGCGCCAGGGCGAGCGCATCGTGATCTGCGGGCCTTCGGGCTCGGGCAAGTCGACGCTCATCCGCTGCATCAACCGGCTCGAGACGGTGCAAAAGGGCCGCATCGTGGTCGACGGCATCGACCTCACCGCGGGCGGCAAGAACGTCGACGCGGTGCGCGCCGAAGTCGGCATGGTGTTCCAGCAGTTCAACCTGTTCCCGCACCTCACCATCCTCGAGAACTGCACGCTGGCGCCGATGCGCTCGCGCGGCATGACCAAGGCGCAGGCGGAAGAGGTGGCCATGAAGTACCTCACGCGCGTGCGCATTCCCGAGCAGGCGAAGAAGTACCCGAGCCAGCTCTCGGGCGGCCAGCAGCAGCGCGTGGCCATTGCGCGCGCGCTGTGCATGTCGCCCAAGATCATGCTGTTCGACGAGCCCACCTCGGCGCTCGACCCCGAGATGGTCAAGGAAGTGCTCGACACCATGATCGGCCTGGCCGAAGACGGCATGACCATGCTGTGCGTCACGCACGAGATGGGCTTTGCCCGCAGCGTGGCCGACCGCGTGATCTTCATGGCCGACGGCAAGATCGTCGAGCAGGCACCGCCGCAGGAGTTCTTCGGCAACCCCAAGGACGAGCGCACGCGCCAGTTCCTGGGTCAGATTCTCAGCTCGCACCAAGCCCACTGA
- a CDS encoding transporter substrate-binding domain-containing protein produces MTRTSTRRAALAALGLGAALTVFAPFASAQTVADIKKKGEITIGMLVDFPPYGTTDAKNQPDGYDADVAKLLAKDWGVKANIVPVTGPNRIPFLLTNKVDLLVASLAVTPERAKQVQFSQPYAAATIVLYGATKTSIKAAGDLKGLRVGVARASTQDVAVTKAAPEGTEIRRFDDDASAMQALISGQVDAIGCSVTVAAQIAKRVPANTFENKFTLVQQSMGIAMRPGQEELTKAVNEFVQKNTANGELNKLYQKWLQADLPKMQ; encoded by the coding sequence ATGACCCGTACCTCTACCCGCCGCGCAGCGCTCGCCGCCCTGGGCCTCGGCGCCGCCCTGACCGTGTTCGCACCATTCGCGTCCGCACAGACCGTGGCCGACATCAAGAAGAAGGGCGAGATCACCATCGGCATGCTGGTCGACTTTCCGCCCTACGGCACCACCGACGCGAAGAACCAGCCCGACGGCTACGACGCCGACGTGGCCAAGCTGCTGGCGAAAGACTGGGGCGTCAAGGCCAACATCGTGCCGGTCACCGGCCCGAACCGCATTCCGTTCCTGCTGACCAACAAGGTCGACCTGCTGGTCGCTTCGCTGGCCGTGACGCCCGAGCGCGCCAAGCAGGTGCAGTTCTCGCAGCCCTACGCAGCCGCGACCATCGTGCTGTACGGCGCGACCAAGACCTCGATCAAAGCCGCTGGCGACCTGAAGGGCCTGCGCGTGGGCGTGGCCCGCGCATCAACGCAAGACGTGGCCGTGACCAAGGCCGCACCCGAAGGCACCGAGATCCGCCGCTTCGACGACGACGCCTCGGCCATGCAGGCGCTGATCTCGGGCCAGGTCGATGCGATTGGCTGCTCGGTCACCGTGGCGGCGCAGATCGCCAAGCGCGTGCCGGCCAACACCTTCGAAAACAAGTTCACGCTGGTGCAGCAGTCGATGGGCATCGCGATGCGTCCGGGCCAGGAAGAGCTGACCAAGGCCGTGAACGAATTCGTGCAGAAGAACACCGCCAACGGCGAGCTGAACAAGCTGTACCAGAAGTGGCTGCAGGCCGACCTGCCCAAGATGCAGTAA
- a CDS encoding amino acid ABC transporter permease produces the protein MNYQFQFEAVFAAWPLLLKGTWITVQLSLIATLLGLVVAIFCAWGKTSGPGWLRFIVNAYIEVIRNTPFIVQLFFFFFALPAIGLRWSPQTAALVAMVVNLGAYATEIIRAGIESIPKGQIEAGRALNLKPWEIFRFVIIKPALKAIYPALTSQFILLMLSSAVVSVISADDLTSVAANLQSQTFRSFEIYIVVAAIYLALALAFSAMFKLIYKRTLNYPDRR, from the coding sequence ATGAACTACCAGTTCCAATTCGAAGCCGTCTTTGCCGCCTGGCCGCTGCTGCTCAAGGGCACGTGGATCACGGTGCAGCTCTCGCTCATCGCCACCCTGTTGGGGCTGGTGGTCGCCATTTTTTGCGCCTGGGGCAAGACCTCGGGGCCGGGCTGGCTGCGCTTCATCGTCAATGCGTACATCGAGGTGATCCGCAACACGCCGTTCATCGTGCAGCTGTTTTTCTTCTTCTTCGCGCTGCCGGCCATCGGCCTGCGCTGGTCGCCGCAAACGGCCGCGCTGGTGGCCATGGTGGTGAACCTCGGCGCCTACGCCACGGAGATCATCCGCGCGGGCATCGAGTCGATTCCCAAGGGGCAGATCGAGGCGGGCCGCGCGCTCAACCTCAAGCCCTGGGAAATCTTCCGCTTCGTGATCATCAAGCCCGCGCTGAAGGCGATCTACCCGGCGCTCACGAGCCAGTTCATCCTGCTGATGCTGAGTTCGGCGGTGGTCTCGGTCATCTCGGCCGACGACCTGACCTCGGTGGCCGCCAACCTGCAGTCGCAGACCTTCCGCAGCTTCGAGATCTACATCGTGGTTGCTGCCATCTACCTCGCGCTGGCGCTGGCCTTCTCGGCCATGTTCAAGCTGATCTACAAGCGCACGCTCAACTACCCGGACCGCCGGTAA
- a CDS encoding 2-hydroxyacid dehydrogenase has translation MTKKNVLVFRPLPEDQLARLQAVHHVTVADPRKEPEAFAAALATAHGLIGSSYNVDAALLDAAPQLEVISSVSVGVDNYALAELHQRGIVLCHTPDVLTETVADTVFAILMATQRRVVELSNLVREGRWTKNIGEEFFGTDVHGKTLGILGFGRIGQAVARRAALGFGMPVLYHSRRAVDLAAQAPELQGRATHTPLDDLLARADIVLAMLPLTDATRGMIDAAFFARMKPGASFINGGRGATVNEAALLEALDHGTLRAAGLDVFAKEPLPAESPLRTHPRVTPLPHIGSATHETRHAMAELATTNLLQVLAGEKPTAPYDTAGA, from the coding sequence ATGACGAAGAAGAATGTGCTGGTGTTCCGGCCCCTGCCCGAAGACCAGCTCGCGCGCCTGCAGGCGGTGCACCACGTCACCGTGGCCGATCCACGCAAGGAACCCGAGGCCTTTGCCGCTGCACTTGCCACCGCGCACGGCCTGATCGGTTCGAGCTACAACGTCGACGCCGCGCTGCTGGATGCGGCGCCGCAGCTCGAGGTGATTTCGAGCGTGTCGGTCGGTGTCGACAACTACGCACTGGCTGAATTGCACCAGCGCGGCATCGTGCTGTGCCACACGCCCGACGTGCTGACTGAAACGGTCGCCGACACCGTGTTCGCGATCCTCATGGCCACGCAGCGCCGCGTGGTGGAGTTGTCGAACCTCGTGCGCGAAGGCCGCTGGACGAAGAACATCGGCGAAGAGTTCTTCGGCACCGACGTGCACGGCAAGACGCTGGGCATCCTCGGCTTCGGCCGCATCGGCCAGGCCGTGGCGCGCCGTGCCGCTTTGGGCTTCGGCATGCCGGTGCTCTATCACTCGCGTCGCGCGGTCGACCTGGCCGCGCAGGCGCCCGAACTGCAAGGCCGCGCCACGCACACGCCGCTGGACGACCTGCTCGCGCGTGCCGACATCGTGCTGGCGATGCTGCCGCTGACCGACGCCACGCGCGGCATGATCGATGCCGCCTTCTTTGCACGCATGAAGCCGGGCGCGTCGTTCATCAACGGCGGCCGCGGCGCCACCGTGAACGAAGCCGCGCTGCTCGAGGCGCTCGACCACGGCACCTTGCGCGCAGCAGGGCTCGACGTGTTCGCGAAGGAACCGCTGCCAGCTGAGTCGCCGCTGCGCACGCACCCGCGTGTGACGCCGCTGCCGCACATCGGCTCGGCGACGCATGAGACGCGGCACGCGATGGCGGAGCTGGCGACGACCAACCTGCTGCAAGTGCTGGCGGGTGAGAAGCCGACGGCGCCGTACGACACGGCCGGAGCATGA
- a CDS encoding amino acid ABC transporter permease, with protein MRTFGFPEFLFILEAAKWTLALSAIAFVGGAILGLAIALMRTSESTWARAVSTTFIQIFQGTPLLLQLFLVFFGAPVLGLDINPWVAAGVALILNSAAFLGEIWRGCIQAIPRGQWEAAQALNLKYAARMRDVVLPQAFKIALAPTVGYLVQIIKGTSLAAIIGFVEITRAGQIVNNATFQPLIVFSVVAAIYFAICWPLSLLAARMERKRALALAR; from the coding sequence ATGCGCACCTTCGGTTTTCCCGAATTCCTTTTCATCCTCGAAGCGGCCAAGTGGACGCTTGCGCTGTCGGCCATCGCCTTCGTGGGCGGCGCCATTCTTGGGCTGGCCATCGCGCTGATGCGCACGTCGGAGTCGACGTGGGCGCGCGCCGTGTCGACCACCTTCATCCAGATCTTCCAGGGCACGCCGCTGCTGCTGCAGCTGTTCCTGGTGTTCTTCGGCGCGCCGGTGCTGGGGCTGGACATCAACCCGTGGGTGGCTGCGGGCGTGGCGCTCATCCTGAACAGCGCGGCCTTCCTCGGCGAAATCTGGCGCGGCTGCATCCAGGCCATTCCGCGCGGCCAGTGGGAGGCGGCGCAGGCGCTCAACCTCAAGTACGCGGCGCGCATGCGCGACGTGGTGCTGCCGCAGGCCTTCAAGATCGCGCTGGCGCCCACGGTGGGCTACCTGGTGCAGATCATCAAGGGCACGTCGCTCGCGGCCATCATCGGTTTCGTCGAGATCACGCGGGCCGGGCAGATCGTCAACAACGCCACCTTCCAGCCGCTCATCGTGTTCTCGGTGGTGGCCGCCATCTACTTCGCGATCTGCTGGCCGCTGTCGCTGCTCGCGGCGCGCATGGAGCGCAAGCGCGCTCTCGCGTTGGCCCGCTGA
- a CDS encoding acyl-CoA dehydrogenase family protein, which yields MLPQLHRHRWMDEEIDAFREQARRYIAAELSPHLDGWRRQGFIPREVWRPFGAMGFLLPEVDEAYGGAGASPAYQMVVQDELAKAEFPANTGVHNLAAHYILDYGTEAQKMRWLPKLASGEMLAGIALTEPGCGSDLKALRTRARRDGDHYVIDGAKTFITNGFTGNLLVVAVRTGEAGSRGVSLVVLETDNLPGFRVGRRLEKLGQHASDTAEIFFDGVRVPADHLLGGKEGDGFIQLMSQLSYERLFLCVPAAAVIERAVELTVQYTQQRKAFGQTVFDFQNTRFKLAECATIAHVVRTFVNDCIQRMVDGTLDQEAAYMAKLWCTEQQGKVTDECLQLFGGYGYMVEYPIARMYADARVQRIYGGTSEIMKDLIARKLVG from the coding sequence ATGCTTCCACAGCTTCACCGCCATCGCTGGATGGACGAAGAAATCGACGCCTTCCGCGAGCAGGCGCGCCGCTACATCGCGGCCGAACTCTCGCCGCACCTGGACGGCTGGCGCCGCCAGGGTTTCATTCCGCGGGAGGTCTGGCGTCCGTTCGGGGCCATGGGCTTCCTGCTGCCCGAAGTGGACGAGGCCTATGGCGGCGCAGGCGCCTCGCCGGCGTACCAGATGGTGGTGCAGGACGAACTGGCCAAGGCCGAGTTTCCCGCCAACACCGGCGTGCACAACCTCGCCGCGCACTACATCCTCGACTACGGCACCGAGGCGCAAAAGATGCGCTGGCTTCCGAAGCTCGCCAGCGGCGAGATGCTGGCCGGCATCGCGCTCACCGAGCCCGGCTGTGGATCGGACCTGAAGGCGCTGCGCACCCGTGCCCGGCGCGACGGCGACCACTACGTGATCGATGGCGCCAAGACCTTCATCACCAACGGCTTCACGGGCAACCTGCTCGTGGTGGCGGTGCGCACCGGCGAGGCGGGCAGCCGCGGCGTGTCGCTGGTCGTGCTCGAGACCGACAACCTGCCGGGCTTTCGCGTCGGCCGGCGGCTCGAAAAGCTGGGTCAGCACGCATCGGACACGGCCGAGATCTTCTTCGACGGCGTGCGCGTTCCGGCCGACCACCTGCTTGGCGGCAAGGAGGGCGACGGCTTCATCCAGCTCATGAGCCAGCTGTCGTATGAACGCCTGTTCCTGTGCGTTCCGGCCGCCGCGGTGATCGAGCGCGCGGTGGAGCTGACGGTGCAATACACGCAGCAGCGCAAGGCCTTCGGGCAGACGGTGTTCGATTTCCAGAACACGCGCTTCAAGCTCGCCGAGTGCGCCACCATCGCGCACGTGGTGCGCACCTTCGTCAACGACTGCATCCAGCGCATGGTCGACGGCACGCTCGACCAGGAAGCCGCCTACATGGCCAAGCTGTGGTGCACCGAGCAACAGGGCAAGGTGACCGACGAATGCCTGCAGCTCTTTGGCGGCTACGGCTACATGGTCGAGTACCCGATCGCGCGGATGTATGCCGATGCGCGCGTGCAGCGCATCTACGGCGGCACCAGCGAGATCATGAAGGACCTGATCGCGCGAAAGCTCGTGGGATGA
- a CDS encoding CorA family divalent cation transporter, translating into MPNPHADPVEPTSLPASTPATGPVVQHFRQALLWPLRLVPAPGAAPSHHGPWHVLRDMGEASPWREEVDEYTGDSGRFHERHYNEFVSFLPYVQRFLYGEGRSRSSSSSSSSTSDGTGNDGDSPMRVFRRRDIASVRLVARPGEAPITLDVIHCDLYFFFDIDVVLLNLEVGTDHLSLAQAQDILYRFGRAYPSGWEADGAALHCMASVEWLGADGRVLAASDAQQRDAFLSHVAQHRAPRIAAHWAYLMQPLVSDHSDDPGVLRYRQIEYYRMPVMAYLSLDDPRRLTRDDFVRLALVTGAGGADAHLPYAEHHLADFEHKYCYDRFWVNAGAAPNTRYLCNGHALIVVGDARSEFFCCRDRGVLAQFRHQHFLLFLIAHFQKASLLMFSDQLVEALKKLNIRSTPSVKQFKRAIRASFERFLRFTHRYWFHEISEQAQVRALSHMCATHLRLDPLYDEVKARIADMNTYLDADSLRRQASTVVRLTVVTLFGLIGTVTTGFLGMNLLAEADAPLWRKAIWFGVVFVLTTWLTIYTMVKSQRLSDFIDALSNDKLSLRGKLAALARVWRAGAD; encoded by the coding sequence ATGCCGAACCCCCATGCGGACCCCGTGGAACCCACCTCTCTCCCGGCAAGCACCCCGGCCACCGGCCCCGTCGTGCAGCATTTCCGGCAGGCGCTGCTCTGGCCCTTGCGCCTCGTGCCGGCGCCCGGCGCGGCGCCTTCGCACCACGGCCCCTGGCACGTGCTGCGCGACATGGGCGAGGCCTCGCCCTGGCGCGAGGAGGTCGACGAATACACCGGCGACAGCGGCCGCTTTCACGAGCGGCACTACAACGAGTTCGTGAGCTTCCTGCCGTACGTGCAGCGCTTCCTGTACGGCGAAGGCCGATCGCGCAGCAGCAGCAGCAGCAGCAGCAGCACCAGCGACGGCACGGGCAACGACGGCGACTCGCCGATGCGCGTGTTCCGCCGCCGCGACATTGCGTCCGTGCGGCTGGTGGCCCGGCCCGGCGAGGCCCCTATCACGCTCGACGTGATTCATTGCGACCTGTACTTCTTCTTCGACATCGACGTGGTGCTGCTCAACCTCGAGGTCGGCACCGACCACCTGAGCCTCGCGCAGGCGCAGGACATTCTTTACCGCTTCGGCCGTGCCTACCCTTCAGGCTGGGAGGCCGATGGCGCCGCCCTGCACTGCATGGCCAGCGTCGAGTGGCTGGGTGCCGACGGCCGCGTGCTCGCCGCCTCCGACGCGCAGCAGCGCGACGCCTTCCTGTCGCACGTGGCTCAGCACCGCGCGCCACGCATTGCCGCGCACTGGGCCTACCTGATGCAGCCGCTGGTGAGCGACCATTCGGACGACCCCGGCGTGCTGCGCTACCGCCAGATCGAGTACTACCGCATGCCGGTGATGGCCTACCTGTCGCTCGACGATCCGCGCCGCCTCACGCGCGACGACTTCGTGCGGCTCGCATTGGTCACGGGTGCGGGCGGGGCCGATGCCCACCTGCCCTACGCCGAGCACCATCTGGCCGACTTCGAGCACAAATACTGCTACGACCGCTTCTGGGTGAACGCGGGTGCCGCCCCCAACACGCGCTACCTGTGCAACGGCCACGCCCTCATCGTGGTGGGCGACGCGCGCTCCGAGTTCTTCTGCTGCCGCGACCGCGGCGTGCTCGCGCAGTTCAGGCACCAGCACTTCCTGCTGTTCCTCATCGCGCACTTCCAGAAGGCCTCGCTGCTGATGTTCTCGGACCAGCTGGTCGAGGCACTCAAGAAACTCAACATCCGCAGCACGCCGAGCGTGAAGCAGTTCAAGCGCGCCATCCGCGCAAGCTTCGAACGCTTCCTGCGCTTCACGCACCGCTACTGGTTCCACGAAATCTCGGAGCAGGCGCAGGTGCGCGCGCTCTCGCACATGTGCGCCACGCACCTGCGGCTCGACCCGCTGTACGACGAGGTGAAGGCGCGCATCGCCGACATGAACACCTACCTCGACGCCGACAGCCTGCGCCGGCAGGCCAGCACCGTCGTGCGGCTCACGGTGGTCACGCTGTTCGGCCTCATCGGCACCGTGACGACCGGCTTCCTCGGCATGAACCTGCTGGCCGAGGCCGACGCGCCGCTGTGGCGCAAGGCGATCTGGTTCGGCGTGGTGTTCGTGCTCACCACCTGGCTCACGATCTACACGATGGTGAAGTCGCAGCGGCTGTCGGACTTCATCGATGCGCTGTCGAACGACAAGCTGAGTTTGCGGGGCAAGCTGGCGGCGCTGGCGCGGGTGTGGCGGGCGGGGGCGGACTGA